One Helicoverpa zea isolate HzStark_Cry1AcR chromosome 20, ilHelZeax1.1, whole genome shotgun sequence genomic region harbors:
- the LOC124640456 gene encoding uncharacterized protein LOC124640456, whose product MRSEELVANKVLAFLQYQLDVMDEVSVTQICTSNFTEEEIRSAKKLLYESLQMADRMPTRRRDEKGERSLQDTIRLLKETDPDDVPTFVAKELRKLPPVTFDHVDVTRLLKDITSMRSSLVELQLKLEASQSTICDLRNEVAELRNSACRSHAHANSDNTRHGQVNASPQRAESAKLHSSPAVATTSDASPCPALPASPAYGTPTNVSTSRLGRVYSDAVKRDPVQRPPKATVAIQYQPEGTRGTVQSVPCKGKVDADGFVKVERRKKKPSSRNQCGTALTGPNMLLRPAIPTTQLYVSRLHHSTKVEEIVEYIRVKTNWTLRVERLEPRHNTNFKSFVVRVPTQHLDMFQEAFWPKGVVFRRFRGRLRDTTQCNTTPPIRVNK is encoded by the coding sequence ATGCGTTCGGAAGAACTCGTGGCGAACAAGGTCCTGGCGTTCCTGCAGTACCAGCTGGACGTCATGGATGAGGTCAGTGTGACCCAGATTTGCACCTCAAACTTCACCGAGGAGGAGATACGCAGCGCAAAGAAGCTGTTGTACGAGTCGCTGCAAATGGCAGACCGAATGCCGACCCGCAGGCGAGATGAAAAGGGAGAGAGGAGTCTCCAAGACACTATAAGGCTGTTGAAGGAGACCGACCCGGACGACGTGCCAACGTTCGTGGCAAAGGAGTTGCGGAAGCTGCCCCCGGTCACTTTCGATcacgtcgacgtcaccaggctgttaAAGGACATCACGAGTATGAGGTCCAGCCTGGTCGAGCTGCAATTGAAGCTGGAGGCATCACAATCCACCATCTGTGATCTACGTAACGAGGTAGCAGAATTGCGAAACTCTGCATGTAGGTCACACGCGCATGCCAACAGCGACAACACACGCCACGGACAGGTCAACGCATCGCCGCAACGCGCCGAGTCAGCAAAATTGCACTCGTCGCCTGCCGTCGCCACTACTAGTGATGCGTCACCGTGCCCCGCCCTCCCCGCGTCCCCTGCCTACGGGACGCCGACGAATGTAAGCACGTCTAGGCTTGGACGTGTTTACTCGGATGCCGTAAAGCGAGATCCCGTCCAACGGCCACCTAAAGCTACTGTGGCGATACAATATCAGCCCGAAGGAACCCGAGGTACGGTACAATCTGTACCATGTAAAGGGAAAGTTGATGCAGATGGTTTCGTGAAGGTGGAAAGAAGGAAGAAGAAGCCATCTAGCCGAAATCAATGCGGAACTGCGTTGACTGGTCCGAACATGCTGCTGCGCCCCGCAATaccgacgacgcagctgtatgtttcgcgtttacatcactccacgaaggttgaggagatcgtggagtatatacGAGTCAAGACGAACTGGACCTTAAGAGTCGAGAGGTTGGAGCCCAGACACAACACAAATTTCAAATCgtttgtggtacgtgtgccgactcagcatctcgacatgttccaagaagcgttttggccgaaaggtgtcgttttccggcggttccgcgggaggctacgcgacaccacgcagtgCAACACGACACCGCCTATTCGTGTTAACAAATAG